From Syntrophales bacterium, one genomic window encodes:
- a CDS encoding type II toxin-antitoxin system RelE/ParE family toxin produces the protein MDDSRIELLEYLTEDGCNPFHNWLNSLKDRFARARIRIRLNRIRLGNFGDCKPVGKGVSELRVDYGPGYRVYYGKSETTVMILLCGGSKKSQPKDIQLAQTYWSDFQRRTK, from the coding sequence ATGGATGATTCAAGAATAGAGCTTCTCGAATATTTAACTGAAGACGGATGCAATCCATTCCATAACTGGCTAAATTCACTGAAAGACAGATTCGCGCGTGCGCGGATTCGAATCCGGTTGAATCGTATAAGACTTGGGAATTTTGGTGACTGCAAACCTGTTGGAAAAGGTGTAAGTGAGTTGCGCGTGGATTATGGCCCAGGGTACCGGGTTTATTATGGGAAATCGGAGACGACCGTAATGATTTTACTGTGCGGAGGTTCTAAAAAATCTCAGCCAAAGGATATTCAGTTGGCTCAAACATATTGGTCCGATTTCCAAAGGAGAACGAAATGA